A stretch of the Ptiloglossa arizonensis isolate GNS036 chromosome 1, iyPtiAriz1_principal, whole genome shotgun sequence genome encodes the following:
- the Pop1 gene encoding POP1 ribonuclease P/MRP subunit isoform X2, translated as MAGKKQFDEFLGGSQKLPIEVHVKKLISSRASEIAAMTYSIENPQQTKLVFQKLPVYMRRRVMSHNTKRLPRRLREAHLNQMIKSGLPPKTKRPSRKYRRRPRNLLSEYNRRQRSKIWLETHIWHAKRFHMIEKWGYKIAIHANDKCFKANYRAVAKHCLMQDISYYTAVEINGPEVILKETLKHHCNPLGLTFSAKIFITGTREGTLMFFKKNGYPQFPIGYVNFLWKPSHSDLRTIWIWVHPSFFDDFVAEIVSSFELQSDIADPISTSNENINSYLYVNNKNCKMSIHKNTLNRFRFYGPLSISVLTNILRLPNFDEKVCLRMNSTNVAASEENQMNYEEEFQDSNKSWHIEYYNNQENIESLKIQKQLWQMLKTLQSPSQLPPNIVLGFTVLDPRFYLPEKRAKPKRYTQTVEVMPVPPTNANSSPIWEQEIRQKVSKACVTTSAINKLRSKCLVPGINNDKYFNEEIMTKIPILLIQKPGIGNTDVILPANWAMPVWLACILRCVRVGAFRESKSIAFEYGHMESPDINDPDTPAYTREALNTKLELTEKYFRYPPNRRVNFIKLGIASPFFCEWKILMKEWTNAEDFFVLRNRILLQSLQENLSIEKVNKAKYNKSKSYIPSLNLSLFENRNCLVHVKISVLQKGRPRRFAIICMPTTEDVEKFKHNKKWSGPVEKLNHDSNETVRKALRKKHIVLLKCLKRQKRRHKNALANKINQILSQNLKISDHENKLKDLVKMSREAICKQFQKMSQLYLPDCINVQHSCDRQIMGYVTAGDFSFVEAKGIGLGYVTLNSIIELINKRYTFILVRNTQTRQYRIARLEVVTS; from the exons ATGGCGGGAAAGAAGCAGTTCGATGAATTCTTAGGTGGTTCTCAAAAGTTGCCGATTGAAGTACACGTTAAGAAACTTATTTCTTCGAGAGCCAGCGAAATTGCTGCAATGACGTATTCTATTG AGAATCCTCAACAAACGAAACTTGTATTTCAAAAGCTTCCAGTGTATATGCGCAGACGCGTAATGTCTCATAATACGAAGCGTTTACCGCGCAGACTGCGGGAAGCACATTTGAATCAAATGATCAAATCCGGATTACCACCTAAAACTAAAAGGCCGTCGCGTAAATATCGCAGACGACCACGTAATTTACTTTCGGAATACAATCGAAGGCAACGAAGTAAAATTTGGTTAGAGACTCACATTTGGCATGCAAAGCGTTTTCATATGATCGAAAAATGGGGTTACAAAATCGCGATCCACGCAAATGACAAATGTTTTAAGGCCAATTACCGTGCCGTTGCAAAGCATTGCTTGATGCAAGACATTTCTTACTATACAGCCGTCGAAATAAATGGTCCGGAAGTAATTCTGAAGGAAACTTtgaaacaccattgcaatccacTGGGGTTAACATTTTCCGCGAAGATTTTTATTACCGGCACTCGAGAAGGCACCTTAATGTTTTTTAAAAAGAACGGTTACCCTCAATTTCCGATCGGTTATGTTAACTTTTTATGGAAACCGAGTCATTCCGATTTAAGAACTATATGGATTTGGGTACATCCATCTTTTTTTGACGATTTCGTTGCGGAAATTGTATCGAGTTTTGAGTTGCAATCTGATATTGCAGACCCTATTTCCACGAGTAATGAAAACATAAATTCCTATTTATACGTtaacaataaaaattgtaaaatgagcATCCATAAGAACACTTTGAATCGATTTCGATTTTACGGTCCGTTATCGATAAGTGTCTTAACGAACATTTTGCGATTGCCGAATTTTGATGAAAAAGTTTGTTTAAGAATGAATAGTACAAATGTAGCAGCATCCGAAGAAAATCAAATGAACTATGAAGAAGAGTTTCAAGACTCTAATAAATCATGGCATATAGAATATTACAATAATCAAGAAAATATTGAGTctctaaaaattcaaaaacagcTGTGGCAAATGTTAAAGACTCTACAATCACCTAGTCAATTACCACCAAATATTGTTCTTGGATTTACAGTCTTAGATCCAAGGTTTTACCTACCTGAGAAAAGGGCTAAGCCAAAAAGATACACACAGACAGTTGAAGTAATGCCAGTGCCACCCACAAATGCGAATTCTAGCCCTATTTGGGAACAAGAAATAAGACAAAAAGTTAGTAAGGCATGCGTAACAACAAGTGCCATTAACAAGCTTAGAAGCAAGTGTTTagttcctggtataaataatgataaatattttaatgaagaAATCATGACCAAGATTCCCATACTTTTAATTCAAAAACCAGGGATTGGTAACACAG ATGTCATTCTTCCAGCAAATTGGGCAATGCCAGTTTGGCTTGCATGTATACTCCGTTGTGTGAGAGTTGGTGCCTTCAGGGAATCAAAATCTATTGCATTCGAATATGGACATATGGAATCACCAGACATCAATGACCCAGACACACCTGCTTATACAAGGGAAGCATTAAATACTAAATTAGAATTGACAGAAAAGTATTTTCGCTATCCACCAAACAGGCGCGTAAATTTTATAAAGCTTGGAATTGCTAGTCCTTTCTTTTGTGAATGGAAAATTCTAATGAAAGAATGGACAAATGCTGAAGACTTTTTTGTGTTAAGAAATCGTATATTATTGCAATCATTGCAAGAAAATTTATCAATTGAAAAAGTTAACAAAGCCAAATACAATAAATCAAAGAGTTACATACCAAGTCTTAATCTAAGTTtatttgaaaacagaaactgtTTAGTGCACGTTAAAATATCTGTTTTACAAAAGGGACGTCCTAGAAGGTTTGCAATAATATGTATGCCAACAACCGAAGATGTAGAAAAATTTAAACACAATAAAAAATGGTCAGGAcccgttgaaaaattaaatcacGATTCAAATGAAACTGTTAGAAAAGCTTTAAGGAAAAAACACATAGTTCTgttgaaatgtttaaaaagaCAGAAAAGACGTCATAAAAATGCGTTAGCTAATAAGATAAATCAAATATTAAGTCAGAACTTAAAAATTTCGGATCACGAAAATAAGTTAAAAGATTTAGTAAAAATGAGTCGTGAAGCTATCTGCAAACAGTTTCAAAAAATGTCTCAGTTGTATCTTCCTGATTGTATCAATGTACAACATTCCTGTGACAGACAGATTATGGGATACGTAACAGCGGGTGATTTTTCCTTTGTAGAAGCAAAAGGTATAGGTTTAGGATATGTAACGTTAAATTCAATAattgaattaataaataaaagatataCCTTTATCCTTGTCAGGAATACTCAAACAAGACAATATAGAATTGCTAGATTGGAAGTAGTAACTTCATAA
- the Pop1 gene encoding POP1 ribonuclease P/MRP subunit isoform X1: MAGKKQFDEFLGGSQKLPIEVHVKKLISSRASEIAAMTYSIENPQQTKLVFQKLPVYMRRRVMSHNTKRLPRRLREAHLNQMIKSGLPPKTKRPSRKYRRRPRNLLSEYNRRQRSKIWLETHIWHAKRFHMIEKWGYKIAIHANDKCFKANYRAVAKHCLMQDISYYTAVEINGPEVILKETLKHHCNPLGLTFSAKIFITGTREGTLMFFKKNGYPQFPIGYVNFLWKPSHSDLRTIWIWVHPSFFDDFVAEIVSSFELQSDIADPISTSNENINSYLYVNNKNCKMSIHKNTLNRFRFYGPLSISVLTNILRLPNFDEKVCLRMNSTNVAASEENQMNYEEEFQDSNKSWHIEYYNNQENIESLKIQKQLWQMLKTLQSPSQLPPNIVLGFTVLDPRFYLPEKRAKPKRYTQTVEVMPVPPTNANSSPIWEQEIRQKVSKACVTTSAINKLRSKCLVPGINNDKYFNEEIMTKIPILLIQKPGIGNTGLSSAIDVILPANWAMPVWLACILRCVRVGAFRESKSIAFEYGHMESPDINDPDTPAYTREALNTKLELTEKYFRYPPNRRVNFIKLGIASPFFCEWKILMKEWTNAEDFFVLRNRILLQSLQENLSIEKVNKAKYNKSKSYIPSLNLSLFENRNCLVHVKISVLQKGRPRRFAIICMPTTEDVEKFKHNKKWSGPVEKLNHDSNETVRKALRKKHIVLLKCLKRQKRRHKNALANKINQILSQNLKISDHENKLKDLVKMSREAICKQFQKMSQLYLPDCINVQHSCDRQIMGYVTAGDFSFVEAKGIGLGYVTLNSIIELINKRYTFILVRNTQTRQYRIARLEVVTS; encoded by the exons ATGGCGGGAAAGAAGCAGTTCGATGAATTCTTAGGTGGTTCTCAAAAGTTGCCGATTGAAGTACACGTTAAGAAACTTATTTCTTCGAGAGCCAGCGAAATTGCTGCAATGACGTATTCTATTG AGAATCCTCAACAAACGAAACTTGTATTTCAAAAGCTTCCAGTGTATATGCGCAGACGCGTAATGTCTCATAATACGAAGCGTTTACCGCGCAGACTGCGGGAAGCACATTTGAATCAAATGATCAAATCCGGATTACCACCTAAAACTAAAAGGCCGTCGCGTAAATATCGCAGACGACCACGTAATTTACTTTCGGAATACAATCGAAGGCAACGAAGTAAAATTTGGTTAGAGACTCACATTTGGCATGCAAAGCGTTTTCATATGATCGAAAAATGGGGTTACAAAATCGCGATCCACGCAAATGACAAATGTTTTAAGGCCAATTACCGTGCCGTTGCAAAGCATTGCTTGATGCAAGACATTTCTTACTATACAGCCGTCGAAATAAATGGTCCGGAAGTAATTCTGAAGGAAACTTtgaaacaccattgcaatccacTGGGGTTAACATTTTCCGCGAAGATTTTTATTACCGGCACTCGAGAAGGCACCTTAATGTTTTTTAAAAAGAACGGTTACCCTCAATTTCCGATCGGTTATGTTAACTTTTTATGGAAACCGAGTCATTCCGATTTAAGAACTATATGGATTTGGGTACATCCATCTTTTTTTGACGATTTCGTTGCGGAAATTGTATCGAGTTTTGAGTTGCAATCTGATATTGCAGACCCTATTTCCACGAGTAATGAAAACATAAATTCCTATTTATACGTtaacaataaaaattgtaaaatgagcATCCATAAGAACACTTTGAATCGATTTCGATTTTACGGTCCGTTATCGATAAGTGTCTTAACGAACATTTTGCGATTGCCGAATTTTGATGAAAAAGTTTGTTTAAGAATGAATAGTACAAATGTAGCAGCATCCGAAGAAAATCAAATGAACTATGAAGAAGAGTTTCAAGACTCTAATAAATCATGGCATATAGAATATTACAATAATCAAGAAAATATTGAGTctctaaaaattcaaaaacagcTGTGGCAAATGTTAAAGACTCTACAATCACCTAGTCAATTACCACCAAATATTGTTCTTGGATTTACAGTCTTAGATCCAAGGTTTTACCTACCTGAGAAAAGGGCTAAGCCAAAAAGATACACACAGACAGTTGAAGTAATGCCAGTGCCACCCACAAATGCGAATTCTAGCCCTATTTGGGAACAAGAAATAAGACAAAAAGTTAGTAAGGCATGCGTAACAACAAGTGCCATTAACAAGCTTAGAAGCAAGTGTTTagttcctggtataaataatgataaatattttaatgaagaAATCATGACCAAGATTCCCATACTTTTAATTCAAAAACCAGGGATTGGTAACACAG GTTTAAGTTCTGCCATAGATGTCATTCTTCCAGCAAATTGGGCAATGCCAGTTTGGCTTGCATGTATACTCCGTTGTGTGAGAGTTGGTGCCTTCAGGGAATCAAAATCTATTGCATTCGAATATGGACATATGGAATCACCAGACATCAATGACCCAGACACACCTGCTTATACAAGGGAAGCATTAAATACTAAATTAGAATTGACAGAAAAGTATTTTCGCTATCCACCAAACAGGCGCGTAAATTTTATAAAGCTTGGAATTGCTAGTCCTTTCTTTTGTGAATGGAAAATTCTAATGAAAGAATGGACAAATGCTGAAGACTTTTTTGTGTTAAGAAATCGTATATTATTGCAATCATTGCAAGAAAATTTATCAATTGAAAAAGTTAACAAAGCCAAATACAATAAATCAAAGAGTTACATACCAAGTCTTAATCTAAGTTtatttgaaaacagaaactgtTTAGTGCACGTTAAAATATCTGTTTTACAAAAGGGACGTCCTAGAAGGTTTGCAATAATATGTATGCCAACAACCGAAGATGTAGAAAAATTTAAACACAATAAAAAATGGTCAGGAcccgttgaaaaattaaatcacGATTCAAATGAAACTGTTAGAAAAGCTTTAAGGAAAAAACACATAGTTCTgttgaaatgtttaaaaagaCAGAAAAGACGTCATAAAAATGCGTTAGCTAATAAGATAAATCAAATATTAAGTCAGAACTTAAAAATTTCGGATCACGAAAATAAGTTAAAAGATTTAGTAAAAATGAGTCGTGAAGCTATCTGCAAACAGTTTCAAAAAATGTCTCAGTTGTATCTTCCTGATTGTATCAATGTACAACATTCCTGTGACAGACAGATTATGGGATACGTAACAGCGGGTGATTTTTCCTTTGTAGAAGCAAAAGGTATAGGTTTAGGATATGTAACGTTAAATTCAATAattgaattaataaataaaagatataCCTTTATCCTTGTCAGGAATACTCAAACAAGACAATATAGAATTGCTAGATTGGAAGTAGTAACTTCATAA
- the LOC143147705 gene encoding LOW QUALITY PROTEIN: carbonyl reductase [NADPH] 1 (The sequence of the model RefSeq protein was modified relative to this genomic sequence to represent the inferred CDS: inserted 3 bases in 2 codons; substituted 5 bases at 5 genomic stop codons): protein MARVAVDIVISLIKSNIXVTGGSKVIGFAIMKGLLQQFDGIVYLIDPDVXRGNQLVMQLEQLGFTPQFYRLDITDENSIKTFQEYLQKTYGDXMYNNAYLFLYTXTALIEPFSQEAEKTLRIXVRKVCSILYPLLRPHVRIVHVSSFSGHLSSIPSEXLKKRFSDLKLTEEKLDNIMCELVENVKLIQFFNLNNTHLKNDXPNSAYFVSEVGVFVLTRIHQTYFNLDSRKDLLVNTVHSGYFYTDRSNHWENLRSLLGAKALIFCALLLLNTNIKDKYIWQDKSLKEWTKSA from the exons ATGGCACGTGTGGCCGTc GATATCGTAATATCTCTTATTAAATCGAACATTTAGGTAACAGGAGGAAGCAAAGTAATTGGATTTGCCATTATGAAAGGTCTTTTACAACAATTTGACGGAATCGTATATTTAATAGATCCCGATGT ACGCGGGAATCAATTGGTTATGCAATTAGAGCAACTAGGTTTTACACCACAGTTCTATCGACTTGATATTACAGATGAAAATAGTATTAAAACCTTTCAAGAGTACTTGCAAAAAACATATGGAGACTAGATGT ACAATAATGCATATTTGTTCTTATACACATGAACAGCTCTTATAGAACCATTTTCACAGGAAGCTGAAAAAACACTAAGAA GTGTGAGAAAAGTATGTAGTATACTTTATCCATTATTAAGACCACATGTACGCATAGTACATGTTTCAAGTTTTTCTGGTCATCTATCATCAATTCCTAGTGAATGATTAAAAAAACGATTTTCTGATCTAAAACTTACAGAAGAAAAATTGGATAATATCATGTGTGAATTGGTTGAGAACGtcaaattaatacaattttttaatttaaata ACACACACTTGAAAAATGATTGACCAAATTCTGCTTATTTTGTGAGTGAAGTAGGAGTGTTTGTCTTAACTAGAATTCATCAAACCTATTTCAATTTGGACTCACGAAAAGATCTTTTAGTAAACACTGTACACTCTGGCTATTTCTATACTGATAGGTCTAACCACTGGGAAAATTTGAGATCACTTCTAGGTGCCAAAGCCCTTATTTTCTGTGCTTTACTACTATTGAATACAAACATCAAAGACAAATACATTTGGCAAGATAAGTCATTGAAAGAATGGACAAAAAGTGCATGA
- the LOC143152237 gene encoding U6 snRNA-associated Sm-like protein LSm2, with amino-acid sequence MLFYSFFKSLIGKDVVVELKNDLSICGTLHSVDQYLNIKLTDISVADPDKYPHMLSVKNCFIRGSVVRYVQLPGDEVDTQLLQDAARKEAAVQAR; translated from the exons ATG ttattttattcgttctttAAATCCTTGATCGGAAAGGATGTCGTTGTGGAATTAAAAAATGACCTTAG CATTTGTGGCACTCTGCACTCTGTCGATCAGTACCTGAATATTAAGTTAACAGACATAAGTGTAGCTGATCCCGATAAGTATCCTCATAtg ttatcggtaaaaaattgtttcattcgaGGATCAGTTGTACGCTATGTACAATTACCAGGGGATGAAGTGGATACTCAATTATTGCAGGATGCTGCACGTAAGGAAGCTGCAGTTCAAGCAAGATAG
- the Abp1 gene encoding actin binding protein 1, which yields MSINLTKNKDALVAAWHSVVDDKSSTNWSLFGYEGQTNNLKVVGTGAGGLEELIDRLNSNYIMYAFCRVIDTKTSLPKCLLINWQGEGAPIVRKGTCANHIRDVEKLLKGAHITINARSEDDVEIDFIMEKLARATASAYKFNEPRGENEGNAGPVGTTYRRVIPEQEINATERDQFWQKEEMEEKKRLEQERIKCEQERQRLEEEIRTREEKEALLREQQVTAKENSIARQKMAEQRAEEANNLRNQMAASQHYSNDVDDSHKSRSEELRRQRSKETQQLIAQRTINARAVFEQNSAAGQMKSSSVQQQYVQKNSHVEAAKKALEESQQKDIPQTKVQEEVKIEANTTRNLDGVTNSVSIAPSAQNQPVESKATEPQEEPEPPSVTKEVVTENELYNQMDGQYLYFDPNNEGMIARALYDYQAADDTEITFDPGDIITHIDAIDEGWWQGLGPDGTYGLFPANYVEVIEYNTT from the exons ATGTCaattaatttaacgaaaaaCAAAGACGCTTTGGTGGCTGCCTGGCACAGCGTAGTCGACGATAAATCGTCTACTAACTG GTCTCTATTTGGATACGAAGGGCAGACTAATAATTTAAAAGTTGTTGGAACAGGAGCTGGTGGTTTGGAGGAGTTAATTGATCGGTTAAACAGTAATTATATTATGTATGCCTTTTGTCGAGTAATAGACACTAAAACAAGCTTGCCAAAATGTCTTTTAATAAATTGG caAGGAGAAGGTGCACCAATAGTTAGAAAGGGTACTTGTGCAAATCATATTAGAGATGTAGAAAAATTACTGAAAGGTGCTCATATAACAATTAATGCTCGTTCCGAAGACGATGTCGAGATAGATTTTATTATGGAGAAGCTTGCCAGAGCAACAGCTTCTGCATACAAATTCAACGAGCCACGTGGTGAGAACGAAGGTAACGCAGGTCCTGTTGGTACCACATATCGCAG AGTAATCCCAGAGCAAGAAATAAATGCAACTGAACGAGATCAATTTTGGCAAAaagaagaaatggaagagaaaaagagactAGAACAGGAACGCATTAAGTGCGAGCAGGAACGTCAACGGCTCGAAGAAGAAATTAGAACTCGAGAGGAAAAAGAAGCACTACTTAGAGAACAACAA GTCACTGCCAAAGAAAATTCAATAGCACGACAAAAAATGGCAGAACAACGCGccgaggaggcaaacaatttacgCAATCAAATGGCAGCAAGTCAACATTACAGTAACGACGTTGACGATAGTCATAAGTCACGTAGCGAAGAATTGCGACGGCAAAGAAGTAAGGAAACGCAACAATTAATAGCTCAAAGAACGATAAATGCACGAGcagtttttgagcaaaattcgGCTGCCGGTCAAATGAAGTCGTCGTCGGTACAGCAACAATATGTTCAGAAAAATAGTCACGTGGAAGCAGCTAAAAAAGCGCTCGAGGAGAGTCAGCAAAAGGATATACCACAAACTAAAGTACAGGAAGAAGTAAAAATCGAAGCAAATACGACACGTAACTTGGATGGAGTGACAAATTCTGTTTCGATTGCACCCTCGGCTCAAAATCAACCCGTAGAGTCAAAAGCGACTGAACCACAAGAAGAACCTGAACCACCATCAGTAACGAAAGAAGTAGTTACTGAAAATGAATTGTACAATCAAATGGATGGCCAGTACTTATACTTCGATCCAAACAACGAAGGAATGATAGCAAGAGCACTGTACGATTATCAAGCAGCCGATGATACGGAAATTACTTTTGATCCTGGAGACATTATTACACACATAGATGCTATTGATGAAGGATGGTGGCAAGGTCTTGGACCTGATGGAACTTATGGACTTTTTCCCGCTAATTATGTTGAAGTTATCGAGTATAACACGACATGA
- the Clp gene encoding cleavage and polyadenylation specificity factor subunit 4 translates to MECIVANVDHMRFDIEVALDEQYGALPLPFTGMDKSTAAVCQFYPRGTCVKGASCPFRHVRGDRTIVCKHWLRGLCKKGDQCEFLHEYDMTKMPECYFYSRFNACHNKECPFLHIDPETKVRDCPWYDRGFCRHGPLCRHRHVRRVLCMAYLAGFCPEGPNCKFMHPRFELPAVQDMQPKEGKKVMITCHFCGEGGHKAIYCNKMPPDVREAQVRQEIEGNSHSAHHMNMHNGPPPRGPQKPLEEVTCYKCGTKGHYANKCPKGHLAFLSHAGGSGGGSQNQNYRR, encoded by the exons ATGGAATGCATAGTAGCAAACGTAGATCACATGCGATTTGATATTGAAGTTGCTCTTGACGAACAATATGGAGCTCTTCCGTTACCATTTACTGGAATGGATA AATCCACTGCTGCGGTATGTCAATTTTATCCAAGAGGTACGTGCGTTAAAGGAGCCTCCTGTCCGTTTAGGCACGTACGAGGAGACCGTACAATTGTATGTAAACATTGGCTAAGAGGTCTTTGTAAAAAGGGCGATCAATGTGAATTTTTACACGAATATGACATGACAAAAATGCCAGaatgttatttttattctagATTTA ATGCCTGTCACAATAAGGAATGTCCATTCTTGCATATCGACCCAGAAACTAAAGTTCGAGATTGTCCTTGGTACGACCGTGGATTTTGTAGGCACGGGCCATTGTGCAGACATCGACACGTGCGTCGTGTTCTTTGTATGGCATACTTAGCTGGATTTTGTCCCGAGGGTCCAAATTGTAAATTTATGCA TCCAAGATTTGAATTACCAGCGGTACAAGATATGCAAcctaaagaaggaaagaaagtgATGATTACGTGTCACTTTTGCGGAGAAGGCGGTCATAAAGCTATTTACTGCAATAAAATGCCGCCCGATGTACGCGAAGCACAAGTTAGGCAAGAAATAGAAGGTAATTCTCATTCTGCGCATCACATGAATATGCATAACGGACCACCTCCTCGAGGACCGCAAAAGCCGCTCGAAGAGGTCACTTGTTACAAATGTGGAACTAAAGGTCATTATGCTAACAAATGTCCAAAAGGTCATTTAGCATTTTTAAGTCATGCAGGAGGTAGTGGAGGTGGAAGTcagaatcaaaattatcgcagatga
- the LOC143145233 gene encoding uncharacterized protein LOC143145233 isoform X3, with the protein MTLTRCVSNIKLLGGPFDDVVAVTVAASSHRRRGFIETNRWTWFVPFQGIFPFVETIYVRDGPGLAAYPSGNNISAALQIPLCRRYGLTEVDYRGWLSALTQRSRS; encoded by the coding sequence ATGACCTTAACGCGTTGCGTTTCGAATATTAAACTTTTGGGCGGCCCGTTCGACGATGTCGTCGCCGTCACCGTCGCGGCGTCGTCTCACCGTAGGCGGGGTTTCATCGAAACGAACCGGTGGACATGGTTTGTACCTTTTCAAGGAATATTTCCCTTTGTGGAAACGATATACGTACGTGACGGGCCGGGTTTAGCAGCTTACCCCTCTGGGAATAACATTTCCGCCGCATTACAAATTCCTCTTTGTCGACGGTACGGGCTGACGGAAGTCGACTATCGCGGTTGGCTTTCGGCCCTGACCCAACGATCGCGCTCCTGA
- the LOC143145233 gene encoding uncharacterized protein LOC143145233 isoform X2: MELGFSFVATPCTPESRTVDVRDDRATKIKGEKKKEKKKKKKERNGGRGVSYLREFASSHPSAYNRYVRKTGLPEHRRTTYLTSIFHLIFREHGSRKRPCICTRSDENARRNARFLFFKLKLSTASSISILDTPLKASSSD, encoded by the coding sequence ATGGAACTCGGTTTTTCATTCGTCGCGACTCCGTGTACTCCGGAGTCTCGTACGGTGGACGTTCGTGACGACCGCGCGACCAAGATAAAaggtgaaaaaaagaaagaaaagaaaaagaaaaaaaaggaaagaaacggaggtagagGTGTGAGTTATCTTCGCGAGTTCGCGTCATCTCATCCGTCGGCCTATAATCGTTACGTACGAAAAACTGGTTTACCGGAGCACCGACGGACCACTTATCTAACGAGTATCTTTCATCTGATATTCCGTGAGCACGGTTCCCGAAAACGACCGTGCATTTGTACACGAAGCGACGAAAACGCGCGGCGGAacgctcggtttctttttttcaagctGAAACTTTCAACCGCGTCCTCGATAAGCATCCTCGACACCCCCCTAAAGGCTTCCAGCTCTGATTAA
- the LOC143145233 gene encoding uncharacterized protein LOC143145233 isoform X1 produces the protein MAGWVTQFDRVVSLLVDRRWKKVAMEQPVPFRNAQLATKLLLPRVPRCARKVQQLVILFLLLVLFFSFFFYVERNRVSRGRDVRKIDRGEQIGKVGYRSSGELSPKETPRGSGFSLSMTGGKAPWDTIERWNSVFHSSRLRVLRSLVRWTFVTTARPR, from the coding sequence ATGGCAGGGTGGGTTACGCAATTCGATCGGGTCGTATCTTTACTCGTGGATCGACGATGGAAGAAAGTGGCGATGGAACAACCTGTACCGTTTCGTAATGCCCAACTTGCtacgaaattattattaccgCGCGTGCCACGATGCGCCCGCAAAGTGCAACAACTCGTcattctttttctccttcttgtccttttcttttcattcttcttCTACGTGGAACGGAATCGTGTCTCTCGCGGAAGGGACGTACGGAAAATTGACCGTGGCGAACAAATTGGAAAAGTTGGCTACCGATCGAGCGGAGAGCTTTCGCCGAAAGAAACACCCCGTGGGTCCGGTTTCTCGCTTTCGATGACCGGTGGAAAAGCACCGTGGGACACGATCGAGAGATGGAACTCGGTTTTTCATTCGTCGCGACTCCGTGTACTCCGGAGTCTCGTACGGTGGACGTTCGTGACGACCGCGCGACCAAGATAA